DNA from Streptococcus parasuis:
AGCCTGACAAACGACCATTTTCATCAACCAATGGCAATTTTTCAATACGATGCTTGTGAAGAATAGCCTCAGCAGTTGCAAGGTCTGTTCCAACTGGCGCTGTTACCAAAGCATCGCTTGTCATGTTGGTCGAAATTGGCTGTGAATAGTCAGAAATGAAACGCATATCACGGTTGGTAATAATGCCAACCAATTTACGATTTTCCAATGTTTCAACGATTGGCACACCTGAAATACGATAAGTTGCCATTAATTTCTCAGCCTCAGCAATGGTGTGCTCTGGTGTTAGGAAGAATGGATCGATAATGACACCATTTTCAGAACGTTTTACCTTACGCACCTCATCAGCCTGCTCCGCGATAGACATATTCTTATGGATGACACCCAAACCACCTGCACGTGCCATAGCGATAGCCATTTTGCTATCTGTTACAGTGTCCATGGCAGCAGAAATAATCGGAAGATTAAGGGTCAAATTTGGTGCTAATTGTGTTTTTAAATCAATATCATGTGGTAAAACATGACTTTCAGCCGGAATAAGTAATACGTCATCAAAAGTAAAGCCTTTTTTCAAAAATTTAGTGTCCCAGTTTGACATTTTCTTCCTCTTTTCTTATTTATGTGTAGCTTGATTGCTATTTGTATTTTAATTATGATAACATTTTGAAATCATTTGTCAATCATTATTCGCTTTAATATTGTTAATCCTAAAAATTCAGAAAATTCTATTCAGTTTTATCTATAAAAATCGAACGTTTGTTTTTTACTTCTCTGTGATTTAAATGAAAAAAGCAACATTTTTTCAACATTGCTCTTTCATTGTTAACCTTATTTAAAATAGTTGATTCCCATAGCTGATTTCACTTGATCAAGAGTTGTCGCAGCAACTTGACGAGCTTTTTGGCTCCCTGCTTCCAACATTGCATAGACCTGACCCATATCCTGTGCAAACTCCAGACGGCGTTCACGAATTGGTCCTAATTCTCTCTCTAAAATGTCCAGTAAATAACGTTTGGTCTTCACATCACCCAAACCACCACGTTGATAGTGCTCCTTCATAGCCTCAATCTCAGCCTTATCTTCTTCGCGCCCAAAAACGTCAAGATAGTGGAAAACCATGTTTCCTTCAATCTTACCTGGGTCTTCAACACGGATGTGGTTGGGATCAGTGTACATGGACATGACTTTCTTTTTGAGTGTAGCCATGTCATCTGCCAGATAGATACCATTTCCAAGTGACTTAGACATCTTGGCATTGCCGTCCAAACCTGGCAAACGACCTGCTGCCTCATTTTCAGGATAAATGCCTTCTGGCTCTACCAAAACATCTGTTTGGTAAGCATGATTAAAACTACGAACAAGTTCACGAGTCTGCTCAATCATAGGTTTCTGGTCATTTCCTACTGGAACAAAGTTTGCCTTGAAGGCTGTGATGTCAGCTGCTTGAGACACAGGATAGACCAAGAAGCCAGCAGGAATTCCTTCACCAAAACCTTTTTGAGCAATTTCTGTTTTAACTGTTGGGTTACGCTCTAAACGCGCAACAGATACCAAGTTCATGTAGTACATGGTTAATTCTGCCAATTCAGGGATTTGACTCTGAATGAAAATCGTTGTCTTAGCTGGATCAAGTCCTGCCGCTAGATAATCTAGCGCTACGTTTCCAACGGATTCAACAATCTTTTCCGGTTCCTTTGCATGGTCTGTCAAAGCCTGTTGATCAGCTAAAAAGACAAAAAGTTCATGTTGACCTGCATCCTGTAATAAAACACGATTTTTCAACGAACCTACATAATGTCCAATATGTAATTTGCCTGTCGGACGGTCTCCCGTTAGGATAATCGGTTTACTCATAAAATATTCTCCTTTTACATAATAAAAGCCCACGCACAGAAAACTGTGCGAGGGCGTCAAGGACACGGTGCCACCTCACTTATAAGCATTAAATAAGCTTATGTCTTTTCGCACATAAGGCCTGCTAGCCGAATCCTTATTTGTTCAAATTCTATTCACTCAGTCCATTCATAAGCGACTCTTGTTTGTTTACACCAACCACAAACTCTCTAAAAATTATCCACTTACTACTCTTCTGATTGATTCCTATTATAACCGCAAAAAATTAGAAAGTCAAGGTCAGTAAAGCCTTGACGCTACCAAGAGAATGATGGATAATAGTATAGAATTATTTTTTGTGGAGCTTATTATGCAACGATTTAAAGAGTTTTTTCTAGTTACCATTGGTACCTTTATCATGGCTGTTGGCTTTAACAGCCTCTTTTTAGCGAATAACATCGCTTCCGGGGGTATAAGTGGTCTGGCTATTAGTATTAACAAATTATTTGAAATAAATCCAGCCACTTTTGTATTTATCGTTAACATTCCCCTACTTATTGCATGTTACGTTTTTCTAGGTAGAAGAACCTTTTTGAAGACCGTATATGGTTCTAATATTTACCCATTTTTTCTTAAACTCACAGACTCACTTCCAACACTCACTAAAGATCCGCTATTAGCAGCACTATTTGGTGGTATAATTGTTGGAATAGGGATTGGTCTTGTTTTTCTTGGAAATTCTTCAACTGGCGGTACTGGAATTATTACTCAATTACTCAATAAATTAACCCCGATTCCTATTGGTATTTTAATGGGAATAATTGATGGAATAATCGTTATTATAGGTTTTATTGCTTTTGATCCTGATTCTGTGATGTACTCCATCCTCGCACTGATGACCATCACTTATATTGTCAACTTGATGATGTCCGGTGCTGATTCCTCTAGAAATGTAATGATTATATCGAGATATCATGAAGAAATAAAAGAATACATTACAACAGTTGTTGATCGAGGTGTTACTGAATTTCCTGTTGTTGGTGGGTTTACAGGTAAAGAACAACGAATGCTGATGACAACCGTTTCACGTCCAGAAATTCAAAAACTTGAAACAAATATTCTTGCAATAGACGATACAGCATTTCTAATTGTCATGCCAGCAACTCAAGTTAAAGGACGTGGATTCAGTCTTCAAAAAGACCACAAACAGTATAATGAAGATATTTTGATTCCAATGTAATTCATTGAAAATTCAAGTTCTTTCTAGTACAATAAAACTAATAGACAGAAAAATAGGAGAAACTATGCTTACAGTATCAGATGTGTCGCTACGTTTCAGCGATCGTAAATTATTCGATGATGTCAACATTAAGTTTACAGCAGGAAATACCTATGGATTGATTGGTGCTAATGGTGCCGGAAAATCTACATTTTTAAAAATCTTAGCAGGAGATATCGAACCAACAACTGGCCATATTTCCCTTGGTCCAGATGAACGACTTTCTGTCCTTCGTCAGAACCATTTCGACTACGAAGATGAACGTGTGATTGACGTCGTTATCATGGGAAATGACCAACTTTATAGCATCATGAAAGAGAAAGATGCCATTTACATGAAGGAAGATTTTTCTGATGAAGATGGTGTCCGAGCTGCCGAGTTAGAAGGAGAATTTGCTGAACTTGGTGGCTGGGAAGCTGAAAGTGAAGCTTCTCAATTGCTCCAAAACCTCAACATTTCAGAAGACCTCCACTACCAAAACATGAGCGAATTGACCAATGGAGAAAAGGTCAAAGTTCTCTTAGCCAAGGCGCTTTTTGGTAAACCTGATGTTCTTCTTTTAGACGAGCCAACCAACGGTTTAGACATCCAATCCATCAACTGGTTGGAAGACTTCCTCATTGATTTTGAAAATACCGTCATTGTCGTATCCCATGACCGTCACTTCTTAAATAAAGTATGTACACATATGGCTGATCTTGACTTCGGTAAAATCAAGATTTTTGTTGGTAACTACGACTTCTGGAAACAATCAAGTGAGTTGGCTGCCCGTTTACAAGCAGATCGAAATGCAAAGGCAGAAGAAAAAATCAAAGAATTACAAGAATTCGTTGCTCGTTTCTCTGCTAATGCTTCTAAGTCTAAGCAAGCTACTTCACGTAAAAAGATGCTGGATAAAATCGAGTTGGAGGAAATTATTCCTTCAAGCCGTAAGTATCCATTCATCAACTTCAAATCTGAACGTGAAATCGGTAATGACCTCTTGACAGTTGAGAACTTAAAAGTTGTCATCGATGGTGAAACGATTCTTGACAATATCAACTTTATCTTACGTCCAGGTGATAAGACTGCCCTTATTGGTCAAAACGATATCCAAACAACAGCATTGATTCGTGCACTTATGGGAGATATCGAATACGAAGGAACTGTCAAGTGGGGTGTCACTACTAGTCAATCCTATTTACCAAAAGACAATACACGAGACTTTGATACCAATGAATCAATCCTTGATTGGCTTCGTAATTTTGCTAGCAAGGAAGAAGATGACAATACCTTCTTACGTGGTTTCTTAGGGCGTATGCTCTTCTCAGGAGATGAGGTTAACAAACCTGTAAATGTCTTGTCAGGGGGAGAAAAAGTGCGCGTGATGTTGTCAAAACTCATGCTCCTCAAGTCAAATGTCTTGGTATTAGATGATCCAACCAACCACTTGGACCTGGAGTCAATTTCTAGTCTGAACGATGGTTTGAAAGCTTTTAAAGAGTCCATCATTTTTGCCAGCCATGACCACGAATTTATTCAAACTTTAGCAAACCATATCATCGTCATTTCTAAAAACGGTGTTATCGACCGAATCGACGAAACTTATGATGAATTTTTGGAAAATGCTGAAGTACAAGCTAAAGTACAAGAACTTTGGAAAGCATAATAAAAAGGCGATTTATTCGCCTTTTCTTTTAAATCTATGAAAAAAATATTTACAAAAACATCCATTTATTACCTCTTATCTTTCCTTATCCCGCTAACTATTATTTCTATTGTCTTGGCATTTCAAGGAATCTGGTGGGGAAGTGACACAACTATATTAGCAAGTGATGGCTTCCATCAGTATGTTATATTTAATCAAACATTGCGAAATGCTTTACATGGAGATGGCTCAATATTTTACACATTTACTAGCGGTTTGGGCCTGAATTTCTACGCATTGTCTTCGTATTATTTAGGTTCTTTCCTATCTCCCATCGTTTTTTTCTTCAATTTACAGTCTATGCCAGATGCACTCTATCTTGTCACTATTGTCAAGTTTAGCTTGATAGGTTTGTCAACTTTTGTCAGTTTAAAAGGCATTCACCAAAATTTAAAAGAAGAGTGGGCATTGCTGCTTTCTACTAGTTTTTCCCTAATGAGTTTCAGTACTAGTCAATTAGAAATTAATAACTGGCTGGACGTTTTTATTCTTCTTCCAATCATTCTACTTGGTTTACATCGATTATTAACGGGAAAAGGACAAATCATTTACTATGTAGCTCTGACATGCTTATTTGTACAAAACTATTACTTCGGTTACATGACTGCTATTTTTCTAATCATCTGGACACTCGTACAATTGTCTTGGTTAGAGGGGCAGAAATTGAAGAGATTTGTAAACTTTACACTGTTGTCAATCTTATCTGCATTAAGTAGCATGTTCATGTTATTGCCAACCTACCTTGATTTGAAGACTCACGGTGAAACGTTTACAAGCATTGTCAACCTAAAAACAGAAGATTCTTGGTACTTTGACTTCTTTGCCAAAAACTTAGTAGGTAGTTTCGATACGACAAAATTTGGATCCATTCCTATGATTTCTGTTGGTTTAGTCCCATTGATTCTAGCTTTGCTATTCTTCACATTAAAAGGTATCAAACCAATTGTAAAGCTCTCTTACAGCCTATTCTTTACACTCATTATTTCAAGTTTTTATTTGCAGCCACTAAATCTTTTTTGGCAAGGAATGCATGCTCCGAATATGTTTTTATATCGCTATGCATGGGTTCTTTCAATAGGTATCATCTACCTAGCTGCTGAAACTGTTGTGCGTTTGGATCAAATTAACTTAAAACATTTCACATTAGTTATTTCATTTCTATTGATTGGATTTTTATCCACTTACTTTTTCAAAAATCATTACGACTTTCTAGTGGATGTCAACTTCTTATTGACACTAGAATTTTTGATTGCATACTTTATTCTTT
Protein-coding regions in this window:
- the trpS gene encoding tryptophan--tRNA ligase, which encodes MSKPIILTGDRPTGKLHIGHYVGSLKNRVLLQDAGQHELFVFLADQQALTDHAKEPEKIVESVGNVALDYLAAGLDPAKTTIFIQSQIPELAELTMYYMNLVSVARLERNPTVKTEIAQKGFGEGIPAGFLVYPVSQAADITAFKANFVPVGNDQKPMIEQTRELVRSFNHAYQTDVLVEPEGIYPENEAAGRLPGLDGNAKMSKSLGNGIYLADDMATLKKKVMSMYTDPNHIRVEDPGKIEGNMVFHYLDVFGREEDKAEIEAMKEHYQRGGLGDVKTKRYLLDILERELGPIRERRLEFAQDMGQVYAMLEAGSQKARQVAATTLDQVKSAMGINYFK
- a CDS encoding ABC-F family ATP-binding cassette domain-containing protein, with the translated sequence MLTVSDVSLRFSDRKLFDDVNIKFTAGNTYGLIGANGAGKSTFLKILAGDIEPTTGHISLGPDERLSVLRQNHFDYEDERVIDVVIMGNDQLYSIMKEKDAIYMKEDFSDEDGVRAAELEGEFAELGGWEAESEASQLLQNLNISEDLHYQNMSELTNGEKVKVLLAKALFGKPDVLLLDEPTNGLDIQSINWLEDFLIDFENTVIVVSHDRHFLNKVCTHMADLDFGKIKIFVGNYDFWKQSSELAARLQADRNAKAEEKIKELQEFVARFSANASKSKQATSRKKMLDKIELEEIIPSSRKYPFINFKSEREIGNDLLTVENLKVVIDGETILDNINFILRPGDKTALIGQNDIQTTALIRALMGDIEYEGTVKWGVTTSQSYLPKDNTRDFDTNESILDWLRNFASKEEDDNTFLRGFLGRMLFSGDEVNKPVNVLSGGEKVRVMLSKLMLLKSNVLVLDDPTNHLDLESISSLNDGLKAFKESIIFASHDHEFIQTLANHIIVISKNGVIDRIDETYDEFLENAEVQAKVQELWKA
- a CDS encoding YitT family protein; this translates as MMQRFKEFFLVTIGTFIMAVGFNSLFLANNIASGGISGLAISINKLFEINPATFVFIVNIPLLIACYVFLGRRTFLKTVYGSNIYPFFLKLTDSLPTLTKDPLLAALFGGIIVGIGIGLVFLGNSSTGGTGIITQLLNKLTPIPIGILMGIIDGIIVIIGFIAFDPDSVMYSILALMTITYIVNLMMSGADSSRNVMIISRYHEEIKEYITTVVDRGVTEFPVVGGFTGKEQRMLMTTVSRPEIQKLETNILAIDDTAFLIVMPATQVKGRGFSLQKDHKQYNEDILIPM